Within Quercus lobata isolate SW786 chromosome 5, ValleyOak3.0 Primary Assembly, whole genome shotgun sequence, the genomic segment TGCACCAAATTCACCCAGGTGGACAGAATATTGCGACATGCTCGCCAGCCAAAcactttgattttgtttggcaCCTTCAGCTTCCACAGAGCCCTCCATACAACACCTCCCACAACTCCATTGGAACTCTTTGCCCAATCCACCTCCTTTTGCAATTGTCGAGCCACATGATACCCTGACCTCACAATGTATTCTCCTGACTTGGTGAAGGTCCAAAACAGAGAATCAGATATAACTCTTCTACTTAGTGGCACACGCAGTATAACTTCCCCATCTTCATGGTTAAAATTTTGCATGATAAACTCTCTATCCCACCACCTTGTATCTGGGTCTATGAGTTCAGCAACCATTAAATCTTCTTCTACAGCATGAGTTGGATATAATACCTTCTTGGTTGGATGGTTGGGAATCCACGCATCCCTTAGAACACGGATTGAAGCTCCATTGCCCACTCTCCATCAAGACTCCCGTTGAATTATTGGCTTGGCTGCCAATATGCTCTTCCAAGTGAAAGAGCTACTAGGAGAGTCTGTGGCCTCCAAAAAAGTGCATCTAGGAAAATATCATGCTTTGAGACATCGGAAAAGCAAGGACTCTTGATCTTGTAGTAATCTCCACCCTTGTTTGGCGAGCATGGCCAAATTGAATTGTCGTAAATCCTTGAAACCCATTCCTCCTTCCAACTTTGGTCTAGTTAATTTTTCCTAACTCAACCAATGGATCTTCCTTTCATTCCCaatttgcccccaccaaaaccGAGCACATAGAGCTTGAAGTTCTTCACACAACTTAGCCAGCAATTGAAAGACACCCACAGTATAAGTTGGGATTGCTTGAGCCACTGCTTTGATAAGAATCTCCTTTCTTGCTCTTGATAACTTTTTCCCTTTCCACCCTTGGAGCTTTTTCCACACTTTATCTTTTAGAAACGAAAAAGTATGGTATTTCTTCCGCCCCACTAAAGTCAGTAGGCCTAAGTAGGATTCAAATTTGTCCTCTTCATTCACCCCCAACAAAGCCTTGATTGCGTCTCTATGCTGAGAGGAAGTATTACTGCTGAAAAAGACTGACGATTTATCCATGTTTATACATTGGCCTGAGGCTTTCACATACAACTTCAAGATCTCCATAACTGCCCTTGTCTCCTTATCTATGGCTTGGCAAAATAATAGGGAATCATCTGCGAACAAAAGGTGTAAGATACGGGGAGCTCACCTACAAATGGATACACCATGAATAATCCCTTCTAATTCTGCCTTCTGCAAAAGAGAAGTGAATCCTTCTGTACATAATAGAAAGAGATAAAGTGATAAAGGGTCTCCTTGGCGGATTCCTCTAGAGGGGTAAATCAAACCATATGGCTTTCCATTAATTAAGActaaaaaagaaggagaagtgACACAACTCATTACCTATCCACCCAATCACTAGGGAATCCCAACTtaagcatgattttttttttaaatacccaTTTTACCCTGTCATATGCTTTGCTGATATCCAATTTCATGGCAAATGTCCCAGTTTTGCCTTTCTTCCTTCCATGCATCGTATGTAGAGCTTCATAAGCCACCAACATATTATCTGTAATTAATCTTCCTGGCACAAAGGCAATCTGGGTTGGAGAAATAATTTGAAGCAGAATTTGCTTCAACCTGTTGGCTAGCACATTtgcaataattttgtaaatgaCATTACAAAGGCTAATAGGCCTAAAATTAGAGACCTTaacaggatttttaatttttggaatgaGCACAATATAACTATGATTAAGGGCAGGAGGCATACAACTAGTATTAAGGAATTCAAGAACAGCAGACAAACCATTATCACCAACAATatgccaaaacttttgataaaaaAGGGCATTCATACCATCTGGTCCGTGAGCCTTTGTAGGTCCCATTTGGAAGAAAGCTGTTTTAATTTCATATAAGATATATTCACTGGACAGTATTTGTTGCATTTCAATGGACACCTTTTATTGTACTGCTTCTAAACACTCCTTAATCCGGGTGCATGAACCTGTGGAgaacatattattaaaataactaCTCCTGCCACTTCTTCTATTTCCTCACGCCAACTTCCCTGTGGGTCCAAGATTCCTTTAATGAAATTCCTCTACCTTCTCTAAGTTGcttttaagtgaaaaaaaaacttgtatttttatCACCATGTTTGATCCAATTCACACAAGACCGTTGAGCCCAATATACTTCCTGCTTTCTCAGCCATTCATCCAGCTCCTTGCTTGCTTGAATAAACTCACTTCTATGCTATATAGTGGGAGGAGCACAAGTCAACCATTCAATCCACTTTTGTAAGGCCTTTATCTCTTTTGTGCCAAGATGAGTTTTAGAAGCTCCCCAAGCTCTCAACTCCGAGCTACATCTATTTATCTTCAACCATCTCTAATGCCATCTCACCTACTTCACTGCTTTCCCATGCCTCTTGAACTACTTTGGCGCAATCATCCCACAACAACCACGCTTCTTCAAATTTGAACCCACACTCTCTTCTTTCATGTCGTCTCAGTGCTGCATGGCTTTGGAGGATCAAAGGGAGATGGTCCGATGCATGCAAAATAATGTGCGTAATTGTAGTTTCAGGAAACTTCAACTTCCAAGCTTCATTAGCCACAGCCCTGTCCAATCGTTCCCTAGTATTGGCAACTTCAAGTCTTCTATTATTCCAAGTGTATGGATAACTAATAAACCCTAGGTCAGCAAGATGGCAAAGCTCCAAAGCTTCTTGGAATGCATCAAGTTGTTGGGGTGGAGCTGGTCGGCAACTTAACTTTTCCGTCGAACTCAACTTCTCATTAAAGTCCCCAATGCATATCCAAGCACCATCAACGTATGAGTAAATATGGGAGAGAAGGGTCCAAGACTTAAAGCGGTCTTTTGTCTCTGGCCACCCATAAAATCCGGTAAGCAACCATCTAAACCCATCACTCTCAGTCACCTAAGCAAAAATTTGGTTATTCGAAAATTTAAACATTTCCAACCTTATATCTTCTTTCCATAACATAGCAAGTCCACCACCCAATCTTGGTTTTTTAACAACAAATTGATTCTTGTAAGGTAACTCACTACACCACTGTTTAATACCTTCGATATCGAGCCTAGTTTCCATAAGGAAACAGATATCAGGAGCTTGGTCCTTTACTATTTTGTGAAGGCTACAAActgtccaagggttcccaagcccttggcaATTCCAGCTCAGTATTTTCATTACTTCCGGTAAGGGTGGTCGTCCACCCCCACCGATATGTTTTTTGTGATACCATCTTCCATGACAACCTTGGAGCGTTTGTGGGACGTAGGCTCTGTGTCTCTGTTGCATTCTGCAGTCAAGACATCTTCCAATCCTCTTTTACCCATCATGGACTTCATAATAATACTAGTTGTCTCTATTGGCCCAACATCCATTCTATTCAGCCTAATCCATGTTAATTTTGGCTTATTGGGCTTTAACTCCATATAGCCCAAACTTGAATTGGTTGTGTTTGACCCACCCTTTGACTCATCATTCAAATTTGGATGCATATCTCCACCTGGCGTAAGTTTCGGCATAAGTTCAGCCACGTTTGAAATTTGGGCTGCATTAACTtccgagatttttttttgaatttctggACCGTTCCCTCCAACCTCGTGGTTTCCATTCTGGATTTTTCGGCGTGCTCTATAGTCTGGTACCCTAGCCGTTGCTGTCACCGCTTTAAGCCTCTCATCACTCTTCGTGGCTGTTACATCAATTCTACCCGTTGGTTTGGACCTCATTGGACTATCCTTACCCCAGCGTGGTGGGGATTTACTCCTTCCATTATCTACTTTCAGCCAATCCTCGTATTGGTATTCAACAAGAGTATCCTTCTTCAATGCTTCAAAGTGCACTGAACAATGACGTATATCATGACCAAGGACCCCGtaataatgacaaaaaaatgGCAACCTTTTATACTTATACATAAGCCAGTGATGTTTGCCGTCCGACCCCAATAGAAAACCACCTCTCCGAAGTGGTTTGGAAATAGGAAGGGCTACCCTAACTCTCAAGAAAAAATTCTAATCATTTATGCGCCACCTGCGCTCCACATCCTCAACCATCCCCATCTTATTCCCCACCTCCGTTGCCACATTTAGGGACATCACATAGAAAGGCACCCCCCAGATTTGGACCCACAGTAAGCATGCTCCAAAACTACATTGTTTGCACTCATACCCGACCTTCATTGAGTGAGCATTAAAAGCTGATTATCAAATGTCCACGGGCCACCCCTCAAAATCCGGTCTAGTTCATACTCCgactaaaacttgaattggaaTAGGTTAATGCCCACCTCAGAAATCTGCAAACCTTTGTTGAGACCCCACGCATGTCGCAGTGTATTTTTCGCTGCCTTCCTGTTAAAGGGTTTGCACGTTAGGAACTTCCCTATCAAACTCAGTACACAACCATCAATCTCGTCCATCCTTCCCTCATCAGAGACCTGTAtgtcttcttcctcttctgaCGTTAGCTTTAGATTGACCATGCATTCAACCACATCCTCAGccatagtttcaaaatttatcaCTAAGAAGCGCGGGGTTGTGCAGAGATAGTATTAAAGTAAAAGAATAGTTGAACgattagagaaaaacaaagaaggaaaaggCCCTTGGAAACACCAAGGGAGGCAAGGCTCATTTTCACGAGAGAGATAGCTCCTACAAGAGGAGAGCTCgaccaaaatttaagttatgGGTGATATTGAATTAGATGAATCACCCCCAACAAGTAAGAAAAAGATGCCAATAAATGCCAATTGAAAGGAGTAACTTGCTTAGtaaccatttttaaaaatggaCACAAACATTCAATAAGTtgcaaaatttaattaatttaagaacATTTCTCTAGTTATAAACATATGTCTATACATAAATGTgttaaacataaacttgtaacaaatgaaagataataaaaagaatatatatatatatatatatataatatgttcaGTTCATGTGCATATTTTAATGTCAATATTCTTTTAGTAGTACTATTACAAGTGATGAActtattttcacaaaatttaaactCTAAAAGTATCATCACATAAAAAAGAATCAACATGCATTTCATTAGTTGTACAATATTAAttagctaaaaaaatatttctatacacataaaaatataaaaccaaaaattgtaACACGTGAAAGAAATTAAATGAAATGCCCCCAATAACGTTTGGAAAAGAGGCTATTAAATGCCAACTAAGATGAGCGACATGCTCAACTACCCTTTTTagaaaggacaaagtttagctataaaattagttatagtCTTAggctataaccttactcaatatcttttcattagaggtgaattttgacaaatccatcattggattacatcttcttcttatatcctcaatacttgcaaaatttctaaaaaattaaaaattaatagcaatgtcatcaataatttttttaaattgcaacttttttgtagtttaaaagtatgcataaaatataagcttaaaaatcatatggtaaataatatttgattgacacaaagtttgacatgtgtattaaaagcataaagaacatgcacttcaacggttagattttcaaaatatgcattaatgtttattttattaagtaaggttgtaaccttaaaCTACCATCAATTTTGTAtctaaactttgtcattttaGAAATGGACATAAATATTACAACTGATGAACTTATActcacaaaatttaaacttttacaAGTAACATCACACAATAAAAGTATCAGTGTGCATTTaattagttacaaaattttaattacgaattaactcaataaaaaattaaactaaaattataagagaaatagagagaacttTAGATGGGgagcttaaaaaaataaataataataataataataataaaacaacaacaacaacaacaccaccaaaacatatcaacccaaagtagagatattaaaagatataaaaaaatttcaaccaaagtagagttgcaagaaagaatgaaaaatggagagagagagagagtataatcaccttttcaaaataaaatataggcgtaaatgcacttttagtctctacattttgacttttttccattttagtccttacattttattttttccacttttagtccttaaatcAATTTACGCGTTCCATTTAAGTCCTTGAAGCTACCTTCCGTCACTAATCTAACGGGCAAACTAAcagatgaataaaataataataaaaaatttactgtaGCATGCCACATCAGATTATAAtttaaagtatttatttttcaattttaacaaaagaaaaaatatgagttGCCCAGATCTAGGTTCATCTTCAACAAGAACAccaaagaacacaaacccagattttAAACATAACAACACATGCCCagattttcttgcattttcttgccctttcttgtcaaccaaacacaaacactaATCAATCTCCAGCAAGAACACGAACACAAACCTAGCAGCAGATCTTCTCAGATTTTCTCAaaccacaaaacccaaatatacaaaatctcaactcaaacccagattttCTCACCTTTCAATCAACAACGAAACCTCTagcaaataaaattcataaacccagaaaattcagCATAAAaacaccattaaaaaaaaatcataaattccAAAGCCCCCATCctcaaacccaaacaaaatcatttctcaattctttttcattcattgtttggttgccaagaaaatgaaagaataaaaatttggacAGCACCATCAAAGTCCATTTAGTCTCCCTACTCTTTCGTCTCCATAGTCTTTCtagacaaaaacacaaacacctaaactacaaaaaaaaaatctcacagtGGAAAAACCCACAACAAGCTCAACGTGTCAACGAGTCGACTCGTCACAATCGGCGATCTCCACGGCGATTTGGAGAAGTCGAAGCAAGCGTTACAACATAAACGACTCCGGCGACTGGACCGACGGGTCAATGACCGTGGTTGAAGTCGGCGATGTACTCGATCACGGCAACGATGAGATTAAAATACTCTATTTTCTCAAGAGACTTCAATGGCAAGCGGTGAAAGCCAGCGGCAAAGTCATCACCATGAATGGTAACCACGAGACCTTGAACGTGGAAAGAGACTTCCTGTACATGTCGGAATCGGGTTGTGAAGAGTTTAGGGTTTGGGCGCACAACAACATGATGCGCTGAGAGCCATTGAAATCCTCCGTCGACATCCAACCCAAATGGAACATGCTTGACCAGATCCCCTTCTCCACCTTCTGTTCTTGTTCTTATGTTTTTGGTgtgttcttcttttcttttcttttttctttttttttaactcatattttttcttttgttaaaattgaaaaataaatattttaaattataatctGATGTGGCATGCtacagtaaattttttattattattttattcatctgTTAGTTTGCCCGTTAGATTAGTGACAGAAGGTAGCTTCAAGGACTTAAATGAAACGCGTAAATTgatttaaggactaaaagtggaaaaaataaaatgtagggactaaaatggaaaaaagtcaaaatgtagggactaaaagtgcatttacgcctaaaaTATAagagagaatagaaaatttataaaataaaagatgatgAGAAgggaaattcaaaataaaaggttagctaaaaacaaaaaattattcaagctatgttatgtaatagaataacgctaaataattatatattatatttattatcaaataggagagagagagagagtataatcaccttttcaaaataaaatataagagagaatagaaaatttataaaataaaagatgatgAGAAGGgaaattcaaaataaaggttagctataaacaaaaaattattcaagCCATGTTGTGTAATAGAATAACGCTATAtaattatatactatatttataATCAAATAGGAGAACATCtaataaccaaaaacaaaaaaaaaaaatagcaacttAAAAAAACACCTAAATTAGATCAACTTAAAATATAGttcaacacaaaaattcattaacCTAAAGTAAAGATGCAAGATTGAATTAATTATCCActaaaaacacatacacatatatatactagcctTTAAGCATGCGCTCCCACACGTGCTTAAAggctcttcttattttttttctctaaaggttaataatttgcattcatcataatttgaaattattacatttttttaatcacaaaattatATAGGGCTGTGATGAGatgtatatgaaaaaaaaaattcaccaacaaacacataaatcaTCACATCCCCAGGCAATTTTGTATTAGAAAAttgcttagaggctagtataGAGTATGGATGTGTTgattcaatatataaaataataataaaaaatgaaggtttttttttttttttggtttagcatcataatttttcatttatatctgtggggaccggcccagaataatAGGCTGGCTGGGCCctgggcccgtccgaggaccCATCTGTCCGAGGAGACGTCGTGACCTAGAATCCCTATCCAGGCCCGCGGGGGTAAAGAGAACACGTCCGAGGAGTCATTCCTTCTCGGACGTTCCAAAATCTGGATCAAAGGTGCATCCCAGCTACTGTAGTCTCCCTTCCAAGcacgtaaaaagaaaggaaacccaaaatatctcaacaaaggctgtcaccaccacattaaatgcaccataactactctcctggccgcattaatgaagagaagactcCTGAACAATGCCACcttggtcactgcaactcacaaagaactgataagggtgtctgatgtgacaggtgctcaagtgagggtttggatgatcaacaagtgtaaagcccagatgatagAAGAGGgtctatataatatgtaaaagtcccccaagagaAGGGGACGAGAAAAAATAGAAggagagagggaggagagaaCATTGTAGAGGTTTTATTTGCATGAATCTGGGCCCTTTAATCAAGTTGGAGACCATATCATCTGAGAAGGATCTCTCTTCACTGTTACCTCCTTTTGTTCTAGTTTCTGTGTCTCCTGAGTCCATGCAACAAACCGAATAAGCCAATTGGAACCAAGTTCTTTAGCCCATTCTCTACagaaattcattgtgtgggactttTTGGGCCAAGGCTTGACCAACAAGGATCGGGTCAactaaaatcgtgtccctacaattggcgccgtctgtgggaagaattAGAGTATCAGTAAGCACAACGGTTGAGCATGGCAGAACCAGGTCCACACCaagagaatcctcaccaggttAACCCTCAACAGACAGAACCCGTTGAGTCCCAGCGACAAAATAACCCTGCCAACCCAGGCAGCAAAATGAATCATGAGGGAAGCGTACATACTACCCAGACAAGCCAAAGTCATAcccagataggtagtcacgtatcCCAAAGGCGAAACAGTCAttaggccatgcagcgagagatagatgacctgaaaagGAAGTTGCGACGTGCACAGCGCAAGCGATCTCCCTCCAGTTCAAATGCGTCATCTAACGAAGAGGACGTGAGTTATCGACGGAGATCGAGAAcacccccaagtgaaaccttttcttgCGAGAAGGAGTCTCGCCTTGTATGAAAGTACGAAAGCCCATCCAGTAAGGGTTTAGGAAACGATGCTATGAATAGGGCACTAGACCAGATTTCAAGATCACCCTTCATGTacagaattgaaggggctaagttTCCTCGACGCTTTAATCAACTAACATTCGCCATCTACAACGGCCGAGCAGACCCGGTGGAGCACGTGAGttagtttaaccaaaaaatggctattTACTCGCAAAATAAAACCCTAATGTGCAAAgtcttcccatccagcttgggaccaatggcgatgagatggttcaacagcCTGAAGAAAAATTCCATAGGCTCATataagcagctcactcaggctttCTGCTCTCGCTTTATTACGAATAGCAGGGTCCCTCGACCCTTAAGTTCGTtgttgtccttatccatgcatgaGGGAGAGACCCTGAAGGCGTAttcggatagatattgggagatgtataacgaGTTGGATGAGAACCATGATAATGTCGCTATCAACACATTCAAAAGCGGTatccccaccgagcatggcttaaggaaatctctcactggtaaaccagttgccaacgttcatcagttgatggataggattgacaagtacaaaagggtggaagaagatcagctacaaggaaagggaaaggagaagatcattcCCCCCAAGGcgaatgatttcaggtcggaacgataTAACCACAACCAGccaaggagagatttttcgagaCAGGCCGGACAAAGTAACATGCAAACGGTGAATGCCGTGTTCAGAAAGCCAGTACAACAAGTGCTGGAGAAAATGAGTAACGAACCCTTCTTCAGATGGCCGGGAAAAATGGCCGGAGACCCTTtaaaacgtaaccagaacctgtattgccattatcatcaggaccatggacaTACCACcgaggattgcaggaatctatggaatcacctagatcaattggtccgagaaggaaagttatgTCACCTTTTACACCCCTCGAGCGGTCATCCGGACCAGGCGATGCAAGAGCCTCGAAAAGATGTATCCTTAAGACCCCCCATAGGAACGATCCATGTCATCCTCGCCACTCCAGGAAGAACCGGGTCGTTTCCTTCCAGGGTGTTGTCTGTGGCTCGACTCTCCGCCGAGGACGGGGGAAGAGAAtttaaaaggtctaaaaagagAAGCTCGCTAATATTaggattctcggacgaggataaaAGGGGAACTAACCAACCTCACGACAATGCCTCAGTGGTTACGCTGAGAATCAGAGGCTTCGATGTGAGAAGGATGCTGGTAGACCCGGGTAGCGCAGTAGAAGTAATGTATCCTGAtttatacaaggggctgaacctaaGGCCGGAGGATTTGACGGCTTACGACTCTCCCCTTATCAGCTTCAAAGGGAAGACTGTCacgccaaaagggcagatcAGACTACCTATACAAACTGGATCAGAGGTGGTGGAAGTGGACTTTATCGTGGTCGATGCCTACTCGCCCTACACAGCGATAgtagccaggccatggatccatgccctagAAGCTGtatcctccacacttcaccaaaaggtgaaatacCCGTCCAGAGGCCAAGTAGAAGAGATTCGTGGAGATCAGGCTAtggccaggcagtgtatggtggccgtcATCTCGCTTCGGTCCAATGCCGAGTCATCGGCCTCTGAGAACTTATAGCAACCAGCCACCTCGTAGGGCAGGTTGATGAGCCAGCCGAGAAGATAAGGTGTGAGAGTTTAGAAAAGTTTGCCGTTGACAATGACCCCGAGAGATTTTTCCAAGTCGGCTCCGAGTTGCctcctcaagaaaaagaggaactggtcggGTTTCTGAGAAGAAATatcgatgtgtttgcatgggacgcaTACGATGCCCCGGGGGTTGaccctagccttatttgtcactaCTTGAATGTTAACCCATCTTCCATTCCAAAGAAGCAACCACCCCGACGTCCCTCAAAGGAACATGCCGGTGCTGTTAGAGACGAAGTGATGAAGTTGAAAAAGGCAGGAGCCattaaagaagttttttaccctGAATGGCTGGCAAATACGATGGTGGTGAGAAAGAAAACGGGGAAATGGCGAGtctgtgtggacttcacagacttgaataAGGCATGCCCAAAAGACCCATTCCCTTTGCCTCGAATTGACCGATTGGTGGATACAACTGtaggccaccctcgaatgagcttcctagacgccttccagggctatcatcagataccccttgcatTGGAGGATCAGGAGAAGATGGCGTTTATGACACCCATCGGGAACTATAActacaaggtaatgcccttCGGATTGAAGAACGCAGGGTCAACTTACCAAAGAATTATGACCAGAATGTTCGAACCACAGCTGGGCAAAAttattgaagtctacatagacgatatggtcgTAAAAAGCAAAATAGTGTCCGAGCACGTAAAGGACCTAGAGATCATCTTTGACATCTTAAGAGAGCACAAGCTGAGGCTTAacgcttccaaatgttcattcgagGTCGAGTCTAGGAAATTCCTAGGCTATATGGTAACTTACAGAGGGATAGAGATAAGCCCAGACCAAATCAAAGCGATTAatagcctacaggctcctcggaatccgaaagAAGTACAGAAACTTACTGGCATGATCGCAgcattaaaccggttcatatcacgatcTGCAGACCGATGCCGACATTTTTACCTCTTGATAAAtaaatggaaagggtttgagtggTTGGAGGATTATGTCCGAGCCTTCCAGCAACTCAAGGAATACTTGtcacgaccacccatcatgtctagccctgaggcagacgagGTACTGTTTGCATACATAGCCGTAGCCCCtcatgctgtaagcctggtactaaTACAGGATGACAATGGGGTACAGCGACCAGTATACTACGTGagtaaatcattacatgaggccgaaGTGTGATACTTACCATTGGAGAAAGCAATTCTGGCAGTAGTGCATGCCACACGgaagctccctcattactttcaggcacaTACGGTTATTGTTTTAACACAGCTTCCCCTTCGGTCGGTGCTCCGAAGCGCCAAttacacaggaaggat encodes:
- the LOC115990957 gene encoding uncharacterized protein LOC115990957, with protein sequence MDKSSVFFSSNTSSQHRDAIKALLGVNEEDKFESYLGLLTLVGRKKYHTFSFLKDKVWKKLQGWKGKKLSRARKEILIKAVAQAIPTYTVGVFQLLAKLCEELQALCARFWWGQIGNERKIHWLS